A window of the Halostagnicola kamekurae genome harbors these coding sequences:
- a CDS encoding zinc-dependent alcohol dehydrogenase, translated as MGEENSDMRVLAKTEPKPGMTLQEKPIPEPEPDEVRLRVKSVGIDGGVEAPLYQWVPSYQHYEEHLPQVFGHEFAGEVDALGSDVSNYQTGDRVAVEPSIFCGRCRNCREGDWNICTEKSGYGPSGQKSIGIDIDNDGALADYVTVPASNLYTIPDSITYDEGTFLELLAIGVHAVERSDFEAGDRVAVTGPGSVGLSALIAASVGGANEVVMIGTSDDENRRLPIAKKMGATQTVNIEEESLEKPVDVFIEASGHESALKTAEEHTQKGGEIIQIGVYHGKDAVPVNLNHLLNNGISIETIFGRKESSWHRAIAIAEQIDLSPVVGPSYDLEDFEEAFAAENNRVGIKITLNP; from the coding sequence ATGGGAGAAGAGAATTCAGACATGCGGGTTCTGGCAAAAACGGAACCCAAGCCAGGAATGACACTCCAAGAAAAACCGATCCCGGAACCAGAACCCGATGAAGTTCGGCTACGCGTGAAGTCAGTTGGTATCGATGGAGGTGTAGAAGCCCCGCTCTATCAGTGGGTTCCTAGCTACCAACATTACGAGGAACATCTGCCACAAGTATTCGGCCATGAATTTGCAGGTGAGGTGGATGCTCTTGGAAGTGACGTATCTAATTATCAGACAGGCGATAGGGTGGCTGTCGAACCAAGTATATTCTGTGGACGTTGTCGAAATTGCCGGGAAGGAGACTGGAATATCTGCACCGAAAAATCGGGATACGGTCCTTCAGGTCAGAAGTCTATCGGGATAGATATCGATAATGATGGCGCACTCGCCGATTATGTAACTGTCCCTGCGAGTAACCTATACACAATTCCAGATTCAATAACGTATGATGAGGGGACCTTCTTAGAATTATTAGCAATCGGTGTTCACGCAGTTGAACGGTCAGACTTCGAGGCCGGAGACCGAGTTGCAGTAACTGGTCCCGGCTCAGTCGGACTAAGTGCGTTAATAGCGGCGTCTGTTGGAGGAGCAAATGAAGTGGTTATGATTGGTACTAGTGATGATGAAAACCGCCGTCTCCCAATCGCTAAAAAAATGGGCGCAACACAAACCGTAAATATCGAAGAAGAATCTCTTGAGAAGCCCGTAGACGTGTTTATTGAGGCATCGGGACATGAGTCAGCACTAAAGACCGCAGAAGAACATACCCAGAAAGGAGGTGAAATCATTCAGATCGGGGTATACCACGGCAAAGACGCGGTTCCTGTGAATCTAAATCACCTCCTCAATAATGGGATTTCGATTGAGACCATCTTCGGAAGGAAAGAATCCAGCTGGCATCGAGCAATTGCAATAGCGGAACAAATTGATCTGTCACCAGTTGTTGGCCCAAGTTATGACTTGGAAGACTTTGAAGAGGCATTCGCTGCAGAGAATAATAGGGTAGGCATCAAAATCACACTAAATCCATAA
- a CDS encoding quinone oxidoreductase family protein, protein MRAIRYHKSGTPSVLQIDEIKQPEPGPNEVLVKTRAASVNPVDGVVRNLSQTNHPKTTGSDLAGRVKAVGDGVTTYENGDRVFATGLHAERFSGGSFADYVIVPTDLLSPLPKEVSFKEGAAIALVGVTAWRAFINHADIEPGETVLIHGGNGGVGHIAIQIASLMGASVVATARPKHYSTIREFGADFAFDYTRDDLGKAIKSECGGVDVILDHFPKRDINTNIDVLNLEGDIVVIAGKEMTISDITSIRQKEIDLHMMSVTNLVTHRDLPNIGKILTYISRLLANGQLSVEIDRVYDFDTAEKAYRALQEDSIVGKIVVEP, encoded by the coding sequence ATGCGTGCAATCCGCTATCATAAATCCGGTACACCAAGTGTCCTCCAAATTGACGAGATCAAACAACCGGAGCCAGGCCCGAATGAAGTCTTGGTCAAAACTCGTGCAGCTAGCGTCAATCCTGTTGATGGCGTGGTTCGTAACTTAAGCCAAACCAACCATCCAAAGACAACAGGATCTGATTTGGCTGGCAGAGTGAAAGCAGTCGGAGACGGTGTGACCACATATGAAAACGGTGACCGAGTATTCGCGACAGGCCTTCATGCTGAACGCTTCTCAGGCGGATCATTTGCTGACTACGTGATCGTTCCGACAGATCTACTCTCGCCACTTCCAAAAGAGGTGAGTTTCAAAGAAGGAGCTGCAATTGCTCTCGTCGGAGTTACTGCTTGGCGTGCGTTCATCAATCATGCAGATATTGAACCCGGAGAGACAGTACTTATCCATGGAGGAAATGGTGGCGTCGGCCACATAGCGATACAGATTGCGAGTCTAATGGGCGCCTCAGTAGTAGCAACTGCACGACCGAAGCACTACTCGACGATACGAGAGTTCGGGGCGGACTTCGCTTTCGACTATACACGCGACGATCTCGGAAAGGCAATCAAATCTGAATGTGGTGGAGTTGATGTTATATTAGACCACTTTCCGAAGAGAGATATTAATACGAATATAGACGTGCTTAATTTGGAGGGTGATATTGTGGTTATCGCGGGAAAAGAAATGACCATCTCAGACATCACCTCGATACGGCAAAAAGAGATTGACCTCCATATGATGAGTGTAACAAACCTTGTTACACACCGTGACTTACCTAATATCGGAAAAATACTCACATATATTAGTCGGCTTCTCGCCAATGGCCAACTTAGCGTAGAAATCGATCGAGTATATGATTTTGACACCGCAGAGAAGGCTTATCGTGCCCTCCAAGAGGATAGTATCGTCGGAAAGATAGTCGTCGAGCCTTGA
- a CDS encoding VOC family protein, whose translation MVNARYTHVTIVADELEEAVQFYGDVLGMDQIPTPNWDLPIQWVGCGNLQLHLVETEANIPEFHHFAVHVDDLEHVYEAVKSHDSAEFEVLEQYVHGGYEDGDPPVYYLPTGTVQMYIRDPTGNMIEVNYPEVDELDTEIITNLVERDDVSAPEPGEPSSDIYGEWGVQPRKSDD comes from the coding sequence ATGGTAAACGCACGCTATACACACGTGACAATCGTCGCTGATGAACTAGAAGAGGCGGTTCAATTCTATGGAGATGTACTTGGAATGGATCAAATTCCGACCCCAAATTGGGATCTTCCAATTCAGTGGGTGGGTTGTGGTAATCTCCAACTTCATCTGGTCGAAACTGAGGCAAATATACCCGAATTCCACCATTTTGCGGTCCACGTAGACGACTTAGAGCACGTCTATGAGGCCGTCAAATCACACGATTCCGCTGAGTTTGAGGTCCTTGAACAATATGTGCATGGTGGCTATGAAGATGGGGATCCGCCTGTCTATTACTTACCAACCGGAACGGTCCAGATGTACATTCGTGATCCTACCGGGAACATGATCGAGGTTAATTATCCCGAGGTTGACGAACTTGATACGGAGATTATTACGAATCTGGTGGAGCGTGACGACGTGTCTGCTCCTGAACCAGGAGAACCATCGAGCGATATCTACGGTGAATGGGGGGTTCAACCACGGAAATCAGATGATTGA
- a CDS encoding helix-turn-helix domain-containing protein: protein MDPTAAKVVLAAQRGDSINRIANKVDISYSWIYDWIERLADAGFIANTDDGIHIVDHEMRRHYDEMMGALYRRDCLSQEDAYLIPHFAGMEFAYTEIDAAYVWTQGGYQIARSHDDYPVFINVHDQDVDRWISFFEQYGIETVIDERPDASDMEGNIYYVLFPTAGGIETAWTDGNPVIPLGEAVKQMMDNRPAYEPALEIIDEEYDMDLDASHHDRMTAD from the coding sequence ATGGATCCCACCGCTGCGAAAGTCGTCTTAGCAGCCCAGCGTGGGGATTCTATCAACCGAATTGCGAATAAGGTCGATATCTCCTACTCGTGGATATACGATTGGATCGAGCGGTTAGCTGATGCAGGCTTTATCGCTAATACAGATGATGGAATTCACATTGTCGACCATGAGATGCGCCGTCACTATGATGAGATGATGGGCGCATTGTACCGCCGTGACTGTCTCTCGCAGGAGGACGCCTATCTCATTCCTCACTTTGCCGGGATGGAGTTCGCGTACACGGAGATCGACGCGGCCTACGTCTGGACACAGGGCGGCTATCAGATCGCACGCAGCCACGACGATTATCCCGTGTTCATCAATGTTCACGACCAGGATGTCGACCGCTGGATTTCCTTCTTCGAACAATACGGAATCGAGACCGTGATCGACGAACGCCCCGATGCCAGCGACATGGAGGGAAATATCTACTATGTCTTATTTCCCACAGCAGGCGGCATTGAAACAGCGTGGACCGACGGTAACCCAGTCATCCCGTTGGGTGAGGCGGTCAAGCAAATGATGGATAATCGACCGGCGTACGAACCAGCGTTAGAGATCATTGATGAGGAATACGATATGGATCTCGATGCGAGCCACCACGACCGAATGACCGCGGACTGA
- a CDS encoding AbrB/MazE/SpoVT family DNA-binding domain-containing protein yields the protein MSSSTRDPEVVRVSQKGQATIPKTLREKFGIDTPGEVFIYEEDERIIVEPVPSLEELGGIHADADRERGEVIDQVRELKQEERRRENARADRLRPADSRDE from the coding sequence ATGTCGAGTAGTACTCGAGACCCAGAAGTAGTACGCGTCTCACAGAAGGGGCAGGCAACGATCCCGAAGACGCTCCGAGAGAAGTTCGGGATCGACACCCCTGGAGAGGTATTCATTTACGAAGAGGACGAACGTATCATTGTCGAACCAGTTCCCTCACTCGAAGAGTTAGGCGGGATTCACGCCGATGCTGATCGCGAACGTGGCGAGGTGATCGACCAGGTTCGTGAACTGAAACAGGAGGAACGTCGGCGAGAAAATGCCCGTGCTGATCGACTTCGGCCGGCTGACTCGAGGGACGAATGA
- a CDS encoding PIN domain-containing protein: MSNEYVFDTEAIIAYLYDEPGRSVVEEYLGDVRDGAVEGLLAETNAGEILYLIARFEGIDDKPTTDSLRTADRDLRALERWGIQITRADWRLAAEVKADGHISFADAHGIALAHETDATLIAGADDDFETLPIDVDLVRFRESGV, from the coding sequence ATGAGTAACGAGTACGTCTTTGACACCGAAGCGATCATTGCATACCTCTATGACGAGCCGGGTCGGAGCGTCGTCGAAGAGTATCTTGGAGACGTTCGTGACGGGGCTGTCGAAGGGCTACTGGCAGAAACCAACGCTGGTGAAATACTGTATCTCATTGCTCGCTTCGAAGGAATTGACGACAAACCAACGACAGACTCACTTCGCACTGCCGATCGGGATCTCCGTGCGCTTGAGCGATGGGGAATTCAAATTACGCGAGCCGACTGGCGTCTTGCCGCCGAAGTAAAGGCAGATGGCCACATCTCGTTCGCGGACGCTCATGGCATTGCACTCGCCCACGAGACGGATGCGACACTTATCGCCGGTGCCGATGACGACTTCGAGACGCTCCCGATCGATGTCGATCTCGTTCGATTTCGCGAGAGTGGTGTCTAG
- a CDS encoding DUF7351 domain-containing protein: MTNSRQGEAASEEAFALLGHEIRLAILHAFFERYAPVDPDSRSEVREQRTLSYAELMAATDMEDSGKFNYHLEKLRGVYVEEIEEGYVPTAGAIALYEAVIANRPTESIPVNFDIDESCPSCASGLQGKYEQGFLTVECSECDLFWGATYRFPKNGLAVREGESIYEALYDRMMHHIGLARTGQCPSCAGITNGTMPRDRLDGESTPTAELTCQTCSWFVTVDIVSALQFEPQVTNALLELGIPLSESSSMRATEQVLSNVTGRVSSDDPFHATIRITYDEAVAEITIGHELRVRSVAIE, encoded by the coding sequence ATGACGAACAGTAGACAAGGAGAAGCGGCATCGGAGGAGGCATTCGCGTTGCTCGGCCATGAAATTAGACTCGCTATTCTACATGCGTTTTTCGAGCGATATGCGCCGGTCGATCCGGATTCACGCTCGGAGGTGCGGGAGCAGCGCACGCTCTCGTACGCGGAACTGATGGCAGCAACAGATATGGAAGACAGCGGAAAGTTCAATTATCACCTCGAAAAGCTCCGCGGTGTCTACGTCGAAGAAATTGAGGAAGGGTACGTCCCGACTGCGGGCGCTATCGCACTTTACGAGGCTGTCATAGCGAACCGACCGACAGAGTCGATACCGGTCAACTTCGATATAGATGAGTCGTGTCCGAGCTGTGCGTCTGGACTCCAGGGAAAGTACGAGCAGGGTTTCCTGACCGTCGAGTGCTCCGAGTGTGACCTGTTCTGGGGAGCAACGTATCGGTTTCCGAAGAACGGGCTCGCTGTCCGCGAGGGAGAGAGTATTTACGAGGCACTCTATGACCGGATGATGCATCACATCGGACTGGCGCGTACGGGGCAATGCCCGTCATGCGCTGGCATCACCAACGGAACGATGCCGCGGGACCGCCTTGATGGAGAATCGACACCCACTGCGGAACTGACCTGTCAGACGTGTTCGTGGTTCGTCACTGTCGATATCGTCAGTGCGCTCCAGTTCGAACCACAGGTGACGAACGCATTGCTCGAATTAGGTATCCCGCTCAGTGAGTCGAGTAGTATGCGGGCCACGGAGCAAGTGCTTTCCAACGTAACCGGTCGAGTCAGTTCTGATGACCCATTCCACGCCACGATCCGCATCACGTACGACGAGGCTGTCGCCGAGATCACTATTGGTCACGAACTCAGAGTCCGTTCGGTCGCCATTGAATAG
- a CDS encoding M23 family metallopeptidase, whose protein sequence is MSNKATLPPLGSRLRERIQSISPFSLTLLGLIGILGSWFPSLEILKLFHVFWFFALWPLVSILLRDSKQSLGFDTDDEGPRDWLEMDSGWRGHIAFLLGIPLSFFNPLVFRQDAMQLVGSLVAIGRHRGSLPEPETYDQSTNYRLPIEGTWTVVNGSPIKEYSHSWFPATQRYAYDFVITDEEGRTRPAGTDTSIENYYCYNQPVAAPADGVVVDVHDGDPELGRAGGFSHPLKRSMTGNAVTIRHAEDEYSCLAHLVPGSIEVEPDDHVTRGEQIGRCGHSGNSAEPHLHFQIQDHPTFEVSAGLPVRFDSVDVDTPGINVVEQTGWTEPDGSGRYIHAGQRVTSTADDGPNRIDDVVDPSEMTASWGLGRVRMLGRIAIGFSIGGFVTVLAGFVVPSLQTIALALAGLTGLGLVYQAGRGLVDGGRVQFGSFSTVGGVGMTAAVVSAVDVLDMLPELGASPVGTGVFLTGFLLYIAVWEHERRHLLRETLPPVSGVTDE, encoded by the coding sequence ATGTCGAATAAAGCTACGTTACCGCCTCTGGGTTCGCGTCTCCGCGAGCGAATCCAGTCCATTAGCCCGTTTTCCCTGACGCTGCTGGGACTCATCGGAATCCTCGGGAGTTGGTTCCCGTCACTGGAGATTCTCAAGCTGTTCCATGTGTTCTGGTTCTTCGCATTATGGCCGCTCGTGTCGATACTACTACGCGACAGCAAACAATCGCTCGGCTTCGACACTGACGACGAAGGGCCACGAGACTGGCTCGAAATGGACAGCGGATGGAGAGGGCACATCGCCTTTCTGCTCGGTATTCCACTGTCATTTTTCAATCCGCTTGTGTTTCGGCAGGACGCGATGCAACTCGTCGGGAGCCTCGTCGCTATCGGGAGACACCGTGGTTCCCTTCCCGAACCAGAAACGTACGACCAATCCACGAACTATCGGCTGCCCATCGAGGGGACGTGGACAGTCGTGAACGGGAGTCCGATTAAAGAGTACTCTCACTCATGGTTCCCGGCAACCCAGCGCTACGCCTACGACTTCGTGATTACTGATGAGGAGGGGCGGACCCGTCCCGCCGGCACAGATACGAGTATCGAGAACTACTACTGCTACAATCAACCAGTTGCCGCCCCTGCCGACGGCGTCGTCGTCGATGTCCACGACGGCGACCCAGAGCTTGGACGGGCTGGTGGGTTTTCTCACCCACTCAAACGAAGTATGACTGGGAACGCCGTCACGATCCGCCACGCAGAAGATGAGTACAGTTGTCTCGCCCATCTCGTCCCAGGCAGTATCGAGGTCGAACCTGACGACCACGTTACGCGCGGCGAGCAGATTGGCCGGTGTGGGCATTCCGGGAACTCTGCAGAGCCCCACCTTCACTTCCAGATCCAAGACCACCCGACGTTCGAAGTTTCGGCCGGGCTGCCCGTCCGGTTCGACAGTGTTGACGTGGACACGCCGGGTATAAATGTTGTTGAACAGACTGGCTGGACGGAACCGGACGGCTCTGGTCGCTACATTCACGCCGGCCAACGAGTCACGTCTACTGCTGACGATGGCCCCAATCGAATCGACGACGTAGTTGATCCTTCCGAGATGACGGCTTCCTGGGGACTCGGTCGTGTGCGGATGCTTGGCCGGATCGCTATCGGATTCTCCATCGGTGGCTTCGTCACCGTACTCGCGGGGTTTGTCGTACCGTCGCTACAGACAATTGCACTCGCGCTCGCAGGACTTACCGGTCTTGGCCTGGTGTATCAGGCTGGGCGAGGCCTCGTGGACGGTGGCCGAGTTCAGTTCGGGTCGTTCAGCACGGTTGGTGGTGTCGGCATGACGGCGGCAGTGGTCAGTGCAGTTGACGTTTTGGATATGCTTCCGGAACTGGGGGCATCTCCAGTCGGTACGGGAGTGTTCCTGACTGGATTTCTGTTGTACATTGCCGTCTGGGAACACGAGCGACGACATCTGCTTCGAGAGACTCTTCCGCCGGTCAGCGGGGTAACTGACGAATGA